The sequence TATATCGTTAAATAATCCTGTACTGATTTTGTATTCCTCAAGAATTCCATAGCCGCCGTTAGAACCTTTATATGAAACAATCGGAATACCCGCGAGGTTAATTGATTCGATATCCCTTTTGAATCGTCCGTACAGAGACCTCGAACTCTTCGGCAAGCTTTTTTGCCGTTATTCTATTGGTATTTAATAACTTGATGATAATCGCCAGTAATCGTTCTACTTTCATGTTCCATTGCTCCATTTAATTTATGATTATATTTTATTCTCAGGTCACAAAATTCTTATCCATTCTGATAATTCATCGTGAACCATCTGGACTAACTATATCGTTTATCATTTCCCTATTCGTCTTCAACAAACTTCTTGGAAGATCGTTTCGAATGCTCTTCAATCCAAAATGATATGTATCTGGTATATCTTGAAGCAAACGATAATGAAATTTTATTTCTTTGTCTGTAAGAGTGCTGACTAATTCTTTAATAAAGCGATCTTGAGACATCATATCGACTGCACCAAGGTGAAAAACTCCTGAAAGTTTATGGAGGATGATGTATTTCAACTGTTTTGCAAGGAATTCATCCGTTAGATGATTGCACTCCAGATTGCTGTATACATCGATCGAGTTATTCTCAATTCCACTTCTGACTTGATCCAACCTCGGAGACTTTTTCCCCCATATTTGCGGAATTCGTATCATAACCGCACGTTCCTTTAAAACTTCCTGCAACATATTTTCACACTCCATTTTGAACTGTCCATAAGGTGATTCAGCGTTAGGAGTGTCTTCTTCTGAATGATGCTTCGTGGAATCCCCATCAAACACATTTGCCGTTGAAAAATAATAGAGTACTCTTTCTGTGTTTTCGATTTCCAATGCCAGCTCCCTATGAAATTCAAGCTGTTGATCGAAATCACCTCTTAGACATGAAATGATGCTATCGGGTTTGATGGACTGAACGATTTCTTTCATCTTATCCATATCGCTGATTTCTAATTGAAATTGTTTTTCTTCTGGAAGATCTACCGGCCTGGTTGCATAGGTCCCAAATACATCAAAGGAATCTTTGCACTCTTCCACCAACGCCTTCCCCACTAATCCACTTGCGCCGAACACGAGCAGTTTCCTCATGTGAAATCCCTCCACTCTCAGAAATTGTATCCTCACTTTTCATATTCTACTAAACTCCTGTGAAAACCCTTTAAATGCCAATAAAAAAAACGCAATCTTATTAATTGCGTTTTCCTTGAGGACCGTCATCTTTTCAAATATAGGAACATAATCAGGAAGATGATTAGTCCAATAAATAAAAGATAGCCCATCCCCATGCTATACACGAAGTAAACCTTAACGTGAAGGATAATCCGAATGATATGAAACATAAGGATGCAAACGAGCGATAAAATGACGATGTTCACAAGCCTATCTCTATTTCTGTTTCGATACATAGAATCAGCCCCAATCCAGAGCTCAGTACAAGATGGAACTTGTACCATCAGTCTTTCTATATACCTATTTTGCTTTCGTCCTAATTATTCATGTGGGACGAGGGGACAGGTCCCTATTAATCATTCAATCCCTTACCATCAAGAATATGCTCCATATATTTTTCAATCCTTGATTCGCGGGTTTTGGATTGTTTGGCTTTAGAGAAATAAAGAATGTAGGCTCGTTGCCTTCCCGGGGTCAATTCTTCAAAAGCCGTCTTCAAGGCAGGGACTTCATCGAACTTGGTTTGAAGTTCTTCCGGGATGGTGTATTCTTCTGTCTTTTTTAATTCCACTTGCAAACCGGCCTTTTCCACTTCAATGGCTTCCTGGATATACGCTTTCAAGATTGGCTTCATTTCTATGATTTCTTGAACATTCGTGAACCGGATCTGGCGCGCTGCCTGCACATTCTCCGTTTGTTGGATGAGAATCCCGTCAGGGTCCTTTAATAAGGCCCCTTTGTGAAACAGAAGCGCACAATAGTCTTTAAATCCATGCATTAACACGATGTTTTTACCCTCTAGCGTGTAACAAGGATGCATCCACTTGATTTCTTCGTCCAGCTCCTCAAAGCCAAGAAGGATGCTTCTCAACCTCTCAAATTCTTCCTTCCAGGTCTTGGTTTTTTTTATAAATCCATCAACCTTACGATTCGGCTTTATCATCATGGAACACTCCTTCTTATTTGAACTCTAAGTGTTGTCTATTTCCGCCAAAATCCCGTGTATTCTGCTTTATCCTGAATATTATATGTAATCATATCCTCAAGCAATTTATAATCCACAGGGTCTTTCCATTTAATTCGAAATAAGCCCTTGGTGGCACTGTAGCCGGCTCGTTCAATTCCATCGGCAAAACGCGTCATGGTTACTTCCTCGGGTGCAACGCTTACATGTTGCTTCGCAGTGGAGATACCTATGATGTATGTCCCGTGATCAGTAAACATAGGGGTATTCCATTTCATCACTGGTTCCATTTGCGGGAATTTCTCCATGATCCACTTCAGGATTTCCTCCATTCGATTGCGATGGTCGGGATTATCGATACCTGCTAAATATGGTGCAAATACATCCATCTTGTTCCCTCCTACTTTAAAATGATGCCGTTCAGGATTAACCTTATCTGATTTCAACTATATATTTTACATACTGGATAGTCAAAATTGGCCCTATCTTCGCCTATGACTTCGTAAAACCGTGATAAAGCCATCCAGGATATCATGAGAAACCGAGAACCCTTTCCGCTGATAGAATTCCAACGCCTCTTGATTCCCATTCGATGTAAACACAAAATAATCTTCCACATCCTCGAATGTTTTCAACCAATCCATAGACATGGTAAAAAGCCTGGATCCCACACCGAATTGCCGATACCCCTCTTTAATATAAAATTGGGATAAACATCCTACATTCTCTTTCTTAACCGATGAAAGATCGAAAAACGTGGCAAAGTCATTTGAATACGATTCTTTAGGTGATATGTTGGAATACACATAGGCGACAATTTCGTCATGTTTATGAGAATCCTTCACCACCACTATGTAATTGTGTAACGCACTTTGGATCGATGGCAGCATCCTGGTATCAAAATTCATGCTGTCAAACCGTTCTGGAGTAATAATAGCCTTTAATTGTTGAAAGTCCATCAGTTCATTGCACAGGTCCCGACAGTATTCTGCCTTTTCTTCCGGAATCACTTCATATAATAGATTCATCGTCAAATCCCCCCTTTTTTTCGTTGAGTCAGAGGATATATAGCTACACCCTCTGGCAATCATGTCTGCTACACTAAGATATTACCTTCTCACAGAGAATCCGTCATGTATTATTTTCTCTGATTGTCTACTGTTTTCCTTTAAATATGTTGGCCATTCCATGACAAAAAGGCGAGCATAGGATCAACCTTACCCGCCTTTCTTTGTCTATTTGATTAACACCATAAAATGAGCTAACAACTACTTTAATCTGTACGCCTTAATGACTTCCTGCTTGATCGTATTGCCCGCATCGTCCCATGCACTTGCTCGTAGGGAGACGGATCCGCCCGGGTTATTCGGATGTTTGATATTGGCTTTCCACTGTGAACCTTCAGCTGACAAATCAACCGCTTTCCACGTTTGGCCTTCATCAAAGGAGATTTCCAGTGTAGCTCCCTCCACGTTTCCGGCACCCACAGCGTCTTCAATATGATCGGCTGATAGGGTCATTTGTGTCGTACTGTTGGCTTCTACTTGATTTGCCATGTCTGTTTTTACGTTGAAGTTAAGTTCCATGAGCGGTACTGTTGTTTCCTCTAACCCCTGATACTCTGACCAGAATGTCCACTCCGTATGGGTTCTTACAGATGTGTCATAACGTTCAGGGTTACGAGTGTTATCTGAAACGAGTCGATATTGGGTACGTTCGCTCGGATTATTATGACTTGTGGAGAGCCCTTGTCCTATTGCTTCCTTGATAAGGGTATCTCCCTGATAAAATTTTAAATTCTGATCATCAAGTGTATAGGGGTTCGAGCCAGCATGCCCTGCCTCGGAATCGCCCCAACCTGGTACGTTAAAGTAGAATCGGTTCCTTTCACGGAAAGGGGAGAAATATCCCTCTCCGAAAGATGGGCTTATCACTGCACCAAACCAGGTTTTATCTAAACGGTCACCTGCTTCATATGCCGTTAGCCCATCCCTCATTTCCCAAAAGTCTTCATCAGAACCTGTCATGGCAGCTTTTTGATACCATGAACTTCCTTCAGTCGTAGAGATCCATTCTTCCCTTTGATGAGGAAACTCAATTGGTTCCCACCTGAATTTGCGGTCTACCGTACGGTTTGGACGGAAATCAAAGCGCCATTCTTCTCCTGCAGCCTCCCGATCTGAATGATAGGAAGTGTCCACTTTAGCCAGTTCCTCCGGTTTCGGGGCATAAACCAGTGGTCCATCAGGGATAGAATCAGTGTAGACTGAAATCAAGTCATATGAATAAGGAGAGTTTGGAGCCCCTTTAACAGGCAGGACCAGATTTCCAGTACGTGAAGCTTCAATCAGTTCTTTCCCATCCACACTCGTTACAGATGTAACGGCAAGGGGAATTGGATCATAACTCTCATTTACATTCCTGTATGGCTCAACCAACTCTTGAGGTGCATCGTTGACTACGATGAGAAGCTTTGCTCCCGCTGCCATGGCTGCCTTCCCTCGATCATAGGACTCCACTTCATCACTACGCTCAATGACGACGGCTTTTCCTTTGGCATCAATACCTTCGTAATCCGATGCAGCCCCCTTACCAGCATATACCACTTGAAGGCTGTGATTTCCTTCTAAATGTGTCACGCCGATTTGAGGAAGATCATCGAGAACTTGGCCACGGAAATTCATCTCGATCACAGGTTTCACCAGGCGCCAGCGCGTAGTGAATTCCATTATGCCGTCTTCCACTTTCTCAACAGGTACTGCGTAAACGTTGTCATCGGTTGAAGGAAGGGTGAACTGCTGGCCGATCCTACCGTTTTCAAATTCACGTATGTAATCCATTCTTCTGTATACTTCTTCTGTTTCTTTCGGTGCTTTGGCGACAAGTTCATTCGCTTTTCTGCCATCAAGTTCAATCACCGCGTCTTCCTTTAATTCAAATTCTGGATCCCCGACAAAAGCCACACCTGAGTGGTCCGTATCAGCATCGACATCCATGAGGGAGGTGATGGAATAGGTGTCTGGAGAAAGTCTTAAATCTTCTTCACCATTGATTCTTACCAACTTCAATCCCTTTTGAGGTGAATAAATTTGAACGTACGCTTCATTCGGTGAGCCGTCCCGATCGATTGCCCGGATCGTCAGGTTATAACGTTCTTCTTCTTTCACAAGACTCATACTTGTATGTACAACCTTTTCACCCTGTGAACTTGCCGTGAGATGACCTTGGAAAGTTGATCCCGGCGGAGCCTTTTCTACATCCATTGACACTGTGACGGATGCTTCACCGTTAGCGGGTACTGTCACTTGATCTTCGGATAATGTCACCATCCCATCAGCGGCTGCATTTCCTTCTGTATCAGTGAACGTTGTTGACAGGTCCAATGAAACCGGCCCATCTCCATCATTTGTGTACGTCACTACCCGCTCAATGCTTTCGGTTTCATCATGTGGCCAGTCGAGAAATCCGAAATGAATGGAACCTGTTGCGGTTACATCACCCAATGCTGCCGGAATATCAAGTTGACCGGTTCCTACTTCGTAAGGCTTGTAATTCAATTTTTCCGTGGTACTCATCAGAGCTTCCTTCAACTGAGTTCCTTTCCAATCAGGATTCTGTTGTTTAAGGATTGCCGCGGCTCCCGCTACGTGAGGGGTTGCCATCGATGTACCGTTCTTGGAAGTGTAAAAACCTTCTCCATTACTCATGTATTGTGAGCGAGCCGCAACAATCCCGACCCCTGGTGCTGATACATCAGGCTTTAGACCTTTGTCACCGATTCGAGGGCCTCTTGAGGAAAATCCCGCCAGTTGATCTGTTTTGGTAACAGCTCCCACTGTCAGTGCGTGCTCGGCTGCCCCCGGCGAACCGATGGTGCTTTCACCGCCGCGGTTACCTGCTGCTACAACAAACAACGTACCCTTTTCTTCACTTAATTCATTCAACGCTTGTGACATCGGGTCGCTTCCATCGCTCGGTTCACGGCTGCCAAGGCTCATGTTGACAACATCGGCTCTTTCTGATGCCCATTCCATCCCATCAATGATCCAGGAGTTGAGACCGGTTCCATTATTCGCCAAGACTTTCCCGACAATCAAATCTGCTCCCGGAGCCACGCCTTTCATCTTTCCGTCAGAAGCGGCACCTGTCCCCAAAACGGTTGAAGCCACATGGGTTCCATGGGAGTTGTAATCCAGAATATCTTCACCCTGAACGAAGCTTTTACTCTCCTTTAACTTTCCTTCAAAGTCCGGGTGATCTGGATCGATTCCTGAATCAAGTACTGCGACGGTCGTCCCGCTCCCATCCAAGCCTGAATCCCAGGCTTTGGGAGCCCCGATTTGGGAAACACTCTGATCAAGTGTCGCTTCCACTTTTCCATCGAGCCAGATCTTCTCGATCCCTTGTTCCAATTCAATCTCTACTGTACTTTCTTTCATTTCTTGCTCGTCTACTTCATCTGTCACCGAGTCCCAGAATTTCTTTGCCTGTGACTTTTCAGCCGAAACAGCTGCACCACGGATACTTTCCAGGACATGGGTGACCTTTGAACCTTCCGGGGCTTTTGGTGTGCTTGAAACAGCACGGGCCATGGACTCTTTGTATTGAACAATCATCGGAACGGTCGCGTTTTCTCCATCTGCATACCCGTTATCAATCAATTCCGTGATGTTGAATAGATCCTGATCGAGCTTGTCCGCTGCTAGAAATGGCATGGCGTCTTCCGGAATAACGAACGTTTCATCATCCACCGTAATGATACGGGTGCGGTCCTCCACCCCATCTGCCGGTTCCACCTCGATTATGCTTTTCCCTTCTCCGATTTCCGTTACCGTAACCACATCACCTGTAATCAGTGTGATCTTATGGGTTCCTTGTATGGAATTGGAAACAACACTATGCTCCTCCGACTTGATAAGGGAGTTTAACGCGTCTTCTCTATCATTCATAACGTTTATCGGAGACTGTGCCCCCGCTCCTATTCCGGGAGATACAAGTAAAAGCGCCGATAAAGCGAGTCCGATCGGCTTTGGCAACTTACTTTTCGTATTCATATTCTTTCCTCCTTACGAGATTAGTAGAATTCTACTTTGTTTGGCACTATTATTATTTTAGGTAATATTCAGATGATTGACTATCGGGGTTTTTGAGGTGGATCTGTCCCGAAACATCAAGCTTTAGAATCGAATATCGTATGAAATCCACACAGGGAATCAGGCCCTTTTTCCTATAAGTAATAAAATTCCAGGGGGTTTTGGAAGTTTGAAGATTAGGAGACGATGAATAAATGGGTGAGTTTAATAGCGAGGAGACGTCAGCAGCCTTTGAGAGAACCATTCCATATCATACCCTATTCCAATTGCATCTTGATCTGAGCTCTTAAACATAAAAATAACGTGCAGACATCAACCTATCTGCACGTTTCATATGCTATTTCAATTCATAAGCCTTGATGATCTCTTGTTTAACCGAGTTACCGGCATCATCCCACGCGCTTGCACGCAGAGAAACAGAGCCATCCGGATCATTCGGGTGCTTGACTTTAGCTTTCCATTGGGCACCTTCTACAGAGAGGTCCACGTCTTTCCATGTTTGTCCCTCATTAAAAGAAACTTCCAGAGTTGCCCCCTCGATATTGCCTATCCCCACTGCATCTTCAATATGCTCTGCCGATAAGACCATTTCTATTGATCTGTTCGCTTCGACACGATTGGCGATGTCTGTCTTTATGTCATATCCAAGCTCTATAAGTGGTACAGTCGATTTGCCGGGTCCTTGGTACTCTGACCAGAACGTCCACTCGGTTTGGGCTTTTATTGACGTGCTCCACAGTTCCGGATCACGTACATTCTCAGAAATGAGACGGTACTTCGTTCGTTCAGTCGGATGGTTATGCATCCAAGAGAGCAATGCCTGCCCGTATTGTTCCTTAACCAACTTATCTTCCTGATAGAGCGTCAGTTTGGTATCCTTCATCGTATCCGATTCCATGAAGCCTGAATGCCCCGGTCCTGAATCTCCCCAGCCGGGAATATTCAAGTAGAAGATATTCCCCTGACGATAAGGATAGAAGATGCCCGGTCCAAATGCCGGACGGACTACCGAGCCAAACCAGTTATGTTCTAAGCGGTCGCCTGCATCGTAGTCCATCTGCTTGTCCCTCACCTCCCAATAGGAATCACCATTGTACATGCCTGTCTTTTGATACCACGTGCTTCCTTCAGTTGTAGAAACCCATTCTTCCCTGTCGTGAGGGAGTTTCACGGCAGCCCTTCCGAGTACGCGGTCAACCTTACGCACCGGACGGAAATCAAAACGGTGCTCCTCGCCCCATACTTCCCGGTCTGCATGATAATGAGTCTCCACTTTGGCCATTTCATCAGGTGTAGGTGCATATACCAACGTTTCATCCGGTATGGAATCGGTGTAGACTGAAATCAAATCGTATGAATAGGGAGATATCGGTGAACCTTCTAACGGAAGGACCAGGTTCCCTTTTTTCGCTGCTTCGATCAACTCTTCTCCATCCACACTTGTGACGGATGTAACGGCAAGCGGGATGTGCTCTTTGGATTCCTTCGTATCTAAATACATCTCTATCAACTCTTTAGGCGTATCATTCACCACGATGAGTAGTTTCGCCCCCGCTGCAATCGCTGCTTTAGCCCTTTCGAAAGGAGTGACGTCATCACTTCGCTCAATAACCACGGCTTTCCCACCAGCGTCGACTCCTTCGTAATCAGAAGCTGCCCCTTTTCCTGCATATACCACTTTCAGGTTGTGTTTGCCTTCCAGATGGATTACCCCTGCTTGAGGCAGATCTTCCAGTATACGGCCACGGAAGTTCATATCCAGAGTTGGTTTGAATAAACGCCAACGTGTGGAATACTCAAATGTGCCTTCCTTCACCCCTTCGATTGGAACGGCATATATTTTATCGTCCGTCACAGGGAGTGTCCATTGTTCTCCGACAATCCCTTTTTCAAACTGACGGATGTAGTCCATTCTCTTATAGATTTCTTCAGCTTTTTTAGGTGTTTTAACGATTACCTCATTCGCTTCCCGGGCATCCAGTTCAACAATCGAGTCTTGTTCCAACTCTAATTCCGGATTTCCTACAAATGCAACACCTGAGTGATCCGTTTCTACATCTACATCCATCATCGATGTGACGGAATAGGTATCCGGCGGAAGACGAAGTTCTTTTTCACCATCTACTCTGACAAAGTTGATTCCCAGGGTCGGCGAATATACCGTGACATAAGCCAGATTCGGTGAACCATCCCGATCGATCGCCCGGATCTTCATCGAATAAAGTTCCCTTTCTTTCACTAAACTCATGGAGGTATGGACAACAGATGAACCCTCGGATTCTGCATTGATATGACCTTGTAGGGTAGCCCCTGCTGCAGCCAGGTCCACGTCAGCTGTCACACTAATTGAAG is a genomic window of Rossellomorea sp. y25 containing:
- a CDS encoding HTH domain-containing protein, with the translated sequence MKVERLLAIIIKLLNTNRITAKKLAEEFEVSVRTIQKGYRIN
- a CDS encoding sugar nucleotide-binding protein gives rise to the protein MRKLLVFGASGLVGKALVEECKDSFDVFGTYATRPVDLPEEKQFQLEISDMDKMKEIVQSIKPDSIISCLRGDFDQQLEFHRELALEIENTERVLYYFSTANVFDGDSTKHHSEEDTPNAESPYGQFKMECENMLQEVLKERAVMIRIPQIWGKKSPRLDQVRSGIENNSIDVYSNLECNHLTDEFLAKQLKYIILHKLSGVFHLGAVDMMSQDRFIKELVSTLTDKEIKFHYRLLQDIPDTYHFGLKSIRNDLPRSLLKTNREMINDIVSPDGSR
- a CDS encoding YdeI family protein, translated to MIKPNRKVDGFIKKTKTWKEEFERLRSILLGFEELDEEIKWMHPCYTLEGKNIVLMHGFKDYCALLFHKGALLKDPDGILIQQTENVQAARQIRFTNVQEIIEMKPILKAYIQEAIEVEKAGLQVELKKTEEYTIPEELQTKFDEVPALKTAFEELTPGRQRAYILYFSKAKQSKTRESRIEKYMEHILDGKGLND
- a CDS encoding iron chaperone; translation: MDVFAPYLAGIDNPDHRNRMEEILKWIMEKFPQMEPVMKWNTPMFTDHGTYIIGISTAKQHVSVAPEEVTMTRFADGIERAGYSATKGLFRIKWKDPVDYKLLEDMITYNIQDKAEYTGFWRK
- a CDS encoding GNAT family N-acetyltransferase → MNLLYEVIPEEKAEYCRDLCNELMDFQQLKAIITPERFDSMNFDTRMLPSIQSALHNYIVVVKDSHKHDEIVAYVYSNISPKESYSNDFATFFDLSSVKKENVGCLSQFYIKEGYRQFGVGSRLFTMSMDWLKTFEDVEDYFVFTSNGNQEALEFYQRKGFSVSHDILDGFITVLRSHRRR
- a CDS encoding S8 family serine peptidase; translation: MNTKSKLPKPIGLALSALLLVSPGIGAGAQSPINVMNDREDALNSLIKSEEHSVVSNSIQGTHKITLITGDVVTVTEIGEGKSIIEVEPADGVEDRTRIITVDDETFVIPEDAMPFLAADKLDQDLFNITELIDNGYADGENATVPMIVQYKESMARAVSSTPKAPEGSKVTHVLESIRGAAVSAEKSQAKKFWDSVTDEVDEQEMKESTVEIELEQGIEKIWLDGKVEATLDQSVSQIGAPKAWDSGLDGSGTTVAVLDSGIDPDHPDFEGKLKESKSFVQGEDILDYNSHGTHVASTVLGTGAASDGKMKGVAPGADLIVGKVLANNGTGLNSWIIDGMEWASERADVVNMSLGSREPSDGSDPMSQALNELSEEKGTLFVVAAGNRGGESTIGSPGAAEHALTVGAVTKTDQLAGFSSRGPRIGDKGLKPDVSAPGVGIVAARSQYMSNGEGFYTSKNGTSMATPHVAGAAAILKQQNPDWKGTQLKEALMSTTEKLNYKPYEVGTGQLDIPAALGDVTATGSIHFGFLDWPHDETESIERVVTYTNDGDGPVSLDLSTTFTDTEGNAAADGMVTLSEDQVTVPANGEASVTVSMDVEKAPPGSTFQGHLTASSQGEKVVHTSMSLVKEEERYNLTIRAIDRDGSPNEAYVQIYSPQKGLKLVRINGEEDLRLSPDTYSITSLMDVDADTDHSGVAFVGDPEFELKEDAVIELDGRKANELVAKAPKETEEVYRRMDYIREFENGRIGQQFTLPSTDDNVYAVPVEKVEDGIMEFTTRWRLVKPVIEMNFRGQVLDDLPQIGVTHLEGNHSLQVVYAGKGAASDYEGIDAKGKAVVIERSDEVESYDRGKAAMAAGAKLLIVVNDAPQELVEPYRNVNESYDPIPLAVTSVTSVDGKELIEASRTGNLVLPVKGAPNSPYSYDLISVYTDSIPDGPLVYAPKPEELAKVDTSYHSDREAAGEEWRFDFRPNRTVDRKFRWEPIEFPHQREEWISTTEGSSWYQKAAMTGSDEDFWEMRDGLTAYEAGDRLDKTWFGAVISPSFGEGYFSPFRERNRFYFNVPGWGDSEAGHAGSNPYTLDDQNLKFYQGDTLIKEAIGQGLSTSHNNPSERTQYRLVSDNTRNPERYDTSVRTHTEWTFWSEYQGLEETTVPLMELNFNVKTDMANQVEANSTTQMTLSADHIEDAVGAGNVEGATLEISFDEGQTWKAVDLSAEGSQWKANIKHPNNPGGSVSLRASAWDDAGNTIKQEVIKAYRLK
- a CDS encoding S8 family serine peptidase — protein: MKKRRIPKSVAIALSAAMLVSPAFGDVCAEIPENVLNGQEEALSALMKGEGDNVVSSVQGTHQITLITGDVVTVTEIGEGKSVIEVKPANGIEDKARIITVDDETFVIPEEAMPFVAADKLDQDLFNITELVKNGYTDGNEATVPMIVQYKESKVRAITSTSTPKAPEGSKRTRVLESIRGAAVSAEKSQAKKFWDAVTDEVDPEEATGNAHAEIELEQGIEKIWLDGKVEAALEQSVPQVGAPIAWDLGLDGTGTTVAVLDTGIDPEHPDVSGKIKESKSFVPGEDILDYHSHGTHVASIVLGTGAASDGKKKGVAPGADLIVGKVLSNSGSGLNSWIIDGMEWAAENADVVNMSLGSNEPSDGKDPMAQALNEITEATGTLFVVAAGNTGGAATIGSPGAADKALTIGAVSKTDRLASFSSKGPRIGDQGLKPDLSAPGVGIIAARSHYSSGQGYYSTKNGTSMATPHVAGAAAILKQKHPDWTGEDIKEALMSTTKKLNYLPYEIGTGRLDIPASLGGVRATGSIHFGFFDWPHEEEESVERIVTYTNDGDEPITLDLTTDFRDKEGNAAPDGLIQLSQGQVTVPANGTASISVTADVDLAAAGATLQGHINAESEGSSVVHTSMSLVKERELYSMKIRAIDRDGSPNLAYVTVYSPTLGINFVRVDGEKELRLPPDTYSVTSMMDVDVETDHSGVAFVGNPELELEQDSIVELDAREANEVIVKTPKKAEEIYKRMDYIRQFEKGIVGEQWTLPVTDDKIYAVPIEGVKEGTFEYSTRWRLFKPTLDMNFRGRILEDLPQAGVIHLEGKHNLKVVYAGKGAASDYEGVDAGGKAVVIERSDDVTPFERAKAAIAAGAKLLIVVNDTPKELIEMYLDTKESKEHIPLAVTSVTSVDGEELIEAAKKGNLVLPLEGSPISPYSYDLISVYTDSIPDETLVYAPTPDEMAKVETHYHADREVWGEEHRFDFRPVRKVDRVLGRAAVKLPHDREEWVSTTEGSTWYQKTGMYNGDSYWEVRDKQMDYDAGDRLEHNWFGSVVRPAFGPGIFYPYRQGNIFYLNIPGWGDSGPGHSGFMESDTMKDTKLTLYQEDKLVKEQYGQALLSWMHNHPTERTKYRLISENVRDPELWSTSIKAQTEWTFWSEYQGPGKSTVPLIELGYDIKTDIANRVEANRSIEMVLSAEHIEDAVGIGNIEGATLEVSFNEGQTWKDVDLSVEGAQWKAKVKHPNDPDGSVSLRASAWDDAGNSVKQEIIKAYELK